From a single Pseudopipra pipra isolate bDixPip1 chromosome 7, bDixPip1.hap1, whole genome shotgun sequence genomic region:
- the IGFBP2 gene encoding insulin-like growth factor-binding protein 2 isoform X2, with protein MQLPEDNGDDRSESILAENHVDGTVGILSGAGGRKPMKTGMKELAVMREKVNEQQRQMGKVSKAHHNHEDSKKSRLSTGRTPCQQELDQVLERISTMRLPDERGPLEHLYSLHIPNCDKHGLYNLKQCKMSVNGQRGECWCVDPIHGKVIQGAPTIRGDPECHLFYSAHEQEDRGAHALRSQ; from the exons ATAATGGTGATGACCGGTCCGAGAGCATTCTTGCCGAGAACCACGTGGATGGCACTGTGGGGATACTGAGCGGAGCTGGTGGGAGGAAGCCCATGAAGACAGGCATGAAGGAGCTGGCAGTTATGAGGGAGAAGGTGAATGAGCAGCAGCGGCAGATGGGCAAAGTCAGCAAGGCCCATCACAACCATGAAGACTCCAAAAAGTCACGGCTGTCGACGGGCAGG ACCCCTTGTCAGCAGGAGCTGGATCAGGTCCTGGAACGCATATCCACTATGCGGCTGCCAGATGAGCGAGGTCCCCTGGAGCACCTCTACTCCCTTCACATCCCCAACTGTGACAAGCATGGCCTGTACAATCTCAAGCAG TGCAAGATGTCTGTGAACGGGCAGCGCGGCGAGTGCTGGTGTGTGGACCCAATCCACGGGAAGGTGATCCAGGGTGCACCCACCATCCGCGGGGACCCCGAGTGCCACCTCTTCTACTCAGCGCATGAGCAGGAGGACCGGGGAGCACATGCCCTGCGGAGCCAGTAG